The following coding sequences are from one Pseudobacteroides sp. window:
- the yhbH gene encoding sporulation protein YhbH, protein MAIFKEFSSSGKDRAAEDRRRHRQLVEDSIKKNIGNIIAEESIIGQRKDKKIKIPIKSIKEYQFIYGKNSSGTGSGTGNEKRGDIVGEDKGQGQGNGSGQAGNQEGEDYYETEITIDELISYLFDDLNLPDLDRKRIGELDSIKYSKRSGFQRKGIPPRLAKKRSIIEKIKRKQGYERTIREMGDKTCSSDVEDNIHDYIDEDEDIDNEIDQNDSGVKKRFPFIEDDLRYWRVREEHKKDYNAVVICIMDVSGSMDQSKKYLARSFYFLLYQFIRLKYANVEVAFVAHTTVAKEVSENEFFHKGESGGTYISSGYEKALEIIEQRYNPSSWNIYAFHCSDGDNWVEDNIKAVEYANKLCEVCNLFGYGEIVPGYYSSISTIKSEYQKGVKHKNFSIVTMTKKEDVLPGLKKLLEKDDSN, encoded by the coding sequence ATGGCTATTTTCAAGGAGTTCAGCAGCAGCGGCAAAGATAGAGCGGCAGAAGACAGGCGGAGGCATCGTCAATTGGTTGAGGACTCTATTAAGAAGAATATTGGAAATATTATAGCAGAGGAAAGTATTATAGGTCAGAGAAAAGACAAAAAAATTAAAATCCCCATAAAAAGTATAAAGGAATACCAGTTCATTTATGGAAAAAATTCTTCGGGAACCGGAAGCGGAACAGGTAATGAAAAGAGGGGGGATATAGTAGGTGAAGACAAGGGTCAAGGTCAGGGGAATGGTTCTGGTCAAGCTGGCAATCAGGAAGGTGAGGATTACTATGAGACAGAAATTACCATAGATGAGCTTATAAGCTACCTTTTTGATGATCTAAACCTGCCTGACCTTGACCGTAAAAGAATTGGAGAGCTTGATTCTATCAAATATTCCAAACGTTCAGGTTTTCAAAGAAAGGGAATTCCACCGAGGCTTGCAAAAAAACGGTCTATTATTGAAAAGATTAAACGTAAGCAGGGGTATGAAAGAACCATAAGGGAAATGGGTGATAAAACATGCTCTAGTGATGTGGAAGATAATATTCATGATTATATTGATGAGGATGAAGATATAGATAATGAGATTGATCAAAATGACTCCGGCGTGAAAAAACGGTTCCCCTTTATTGAGGACGATTTAAGGTACTGGAGAGTTAGGGAAGAGCATAAAAAGGATTACAACGCAGTTGTAATATGCATTATGGACGTTTCGGGATCTATGGATCAGTCAAAAAAATACCTTGCTAGAAGCTTCTACTTTTTGCTTTACCAATTTATAAGGCTAAAATATGCTAATGTTGAGGTGGCGTTTGTAGCCCACACCACCGTCGCTAAGGAAGTAAGTGAAAACGAATTTTTCCATAAGGGCGAGTCGGGTGGTACCTATATAAGCAGCGGCTATGAAAAAGCACTGGAAATCATAGAGCAAAGATATAACCCTTCGAGCTGGAACATATATGCATTCCATTGCAGTGACGGGGATAACTGGGTTGAGGATAATATAAAAGCAGTAGAATATGCGAACAAACTATGTGAGGTTTGCAATCTTTTTGGATATGGAGAGATTGTGCCCGGGTATTATTCCTCAATTAGCACAATAAAGAGTGAGTATCAAAAGGGTGTAAAGCATAAAAATTTTTCCATAGTAACTATGACAAAAAAGGAAGATGTGCTGCCCGGACTAAAGAAGCTGCTTGAAAAGGATGACTCCAATTGA
- a CDS encoding PrkA family serine protein kinase, with product MGKVDISSIIQKDREERKTGIFEGVFLDYLEILKQNPDISMLAHQRMYNIITNPGVEIIKTDENPRLRRIYGNDVVKKYKFFEDDFFGIDKTIMKLVRYFHSAAMAGEESRQVLYLVGPVGSGKSSLMEALKKALEMSPPVYALKGCPIREEPLHLIPKHLRKQFEEILNVKIEGDLCPICRYRLKNEFNGEYEKFPVETVGFSIRSRKGIGVVPPVDPNNQDTSVLIGSVDISKIDMYPEDDPRVLSLNGAFNVGNRGIVEFIEVFKNETEYLHTMITATQEKSVPSPGKGSMIYFDGIILAHSNEAEWNKFKSDHTNEAILDRIVKIEIPYCLELSEEKKIYEKILKKSRFKAHIAPHTIEVASMFAILTRLAPSAKVDPMTKLKIYNGEEIVEKGMARKIDIFELHEEAAREGMTGISTRFIMKSIDTALSESEHDCINPISVMETLVKAVKELAISDDDKSRYLAFIQDTIRKEYNKILEKEITKAFIHGYREQAESLFNNYLDHAEAYVNKTKIKDRNTGEELEPDEKFLRSIEEQIGITDSAAKGFRADVTAYMFFVLRNGGKLDYNSYEPLKEAIEKKLTASVRELSRVVTMAKVRDQEQSEKYNAMVEEMKKNGYCGNCCNVILKYAANNLWKD from the coding sequence ATGGGAAAGGTAGATATTTCTAGCATTATTCAAAAGGATAGGGAAGAGAGAAAAACTGGTATTTTTGAAGGCGTATTTTTGGATTATCTGGAGATTCTAAAACAAAATCCGGACATTTCCATGTTGGCTCACCAAAGAATGTATAATATTATAACAAACCCTGGAGTTGAGATAATCAAAACAGATGAAAATCCCCGGTTAAGAAGGATTTATGGTAATGATGTTGTAAAGAAGTATAAGTTTTTTGAAGATGATTTCTTTGGTATTGATAAGACTATAATGAAGCTTGTACGATATTTTCACTCAGCTGCAATGGCAGGTGAGGAATCAAGACAGGTTTTGTACCTTGTAGGTCCTGTTGGATCAGGTAAGTCATCCCTTATGGAAGCACTAAAAAAGGCCCTTGAAATGAGCCCGCCGGTGTATGCACTAAAAGGCTGCCCCATCAGGGAGGAACCTCTTCATTTGATTCCCAAGCACCTTAGAAAACAGTTTGAAGAAATACTGAATGTAAAGATAGAAGGAGACCTCTGTCCTATATGCCGATACAGGCTTAAGAATGAATTCAATGGAGAGTATGAGAAGTTCCCTGTCGAAACGGTAGGTTTCTCCATAAGATCAAGAAAAGGAATCGGGGTTGTACCTCCTGTTGACCCTAATAATCAAGACACATCCGTACTTATTGGATCGGTGGATATATCAAAGATTGACATGTATCCTGAGGATGACCCAAGGGTATTATCATTAAATGGAGCTTTTAACGTTGGAAACAGAGGTATAGTAGAGTTTATAGAAGTTTTTAAGAATGAAACCGAATATCTTCATACAATGATAACTGCAACACAGGAAAAATCAGTACCTTCACCTGGTAAGGGCTCAATGATTTATTTTGATGGAATAATACTTGCACACTCAAATGAAGCTGAGTGGAACAAGTTTAAGTCTGATCATACCAACGAAGCTATTTTGGATAGAATTGTAAAAATTGAAATACCGTATTGTCTGGAGCTTAGTGAAGAAAAGAAAATTTATGAAAAGATACTCAAAAAGAGCAGATTCAAAGCCCATATTGCACCCCATACCATTGAGGTGGCTTCAATGTTTGCTATCCTTACAAGGCTTGCACCGTCAGCAAAGGTTGACCCAATGACCAAACTTAAGATATATAACGGGGAAGAGATTGTTGAAAAGGGCATGGCTAGAAAGATTGACATATTTGAGCTCCATGAAGAAGCAGCAAGGGAAGGTATGACAGGTATTTCAACAAGGTTTATCATGAAATCTATTGATACTGCTTTATCTGAATCGGAGCATGATTGTATAAATCCTATTTCTGTAATGGAAACACTTGTTAAAGCTGTTAAGGAGCTTGCAATATCAGATGATGACAAATCAAGATACCTTGCTTTCATACAGGACACCATCAGAAAAGAGTATAATAAAATACTTGAAAAGGAAATAACCAAGGCATTTATTCATGGATACAGAGAACAGGCAGAAAGCCTCTTTAACAACTACCTTGACCATGCAGAGGCATATGTTAACAAGACGAAGATAAAGGATCGTAACACAGGTGAGGAATTGGAGCCCGATGAAAAGTTCTTAAGATCCATTGAGGAGCAGATAGGAATCACAGACTCGGCAGCGAAGGGCTTTAGGGCTGATGTTACCGCATATATGTTCTTTGTATTAAGAAACGGAGGAAAGCTTGATTATAACAGCTATGAGCCATTGAAGGAAGCCATTGAGAAGAAGCTTACCGCATCTGTTAGAGAGTTGAGCAGGGTTGTAACCATGGCCAAGGTTAGGGATCAGGAGCAAAGCGAAAAGTACAATGCTATGGTTGAAGAGATGAAGAAGAATGGTTATTGCGGTAACTGTTGCAATGTAATATTAAAATATGCAGCAAACAATTTGTGGAAGGACTAG
- a CDS encoding Rqc2 family fibronectin-binding protein, which produces MSALPFDGIVVKSIVKELSETLIGSRIEKIFQPESDEIIINIRAKGQNYKLLLSASPNYPRIHFTDSSKENPATPPVFCMLLRKHLSGGKVTGVEFHDFERIISLYIESLNELGDLTKKHLIIEIMGRHSNIILTNDEGRILDSIKHVDNEVSRIREVMPGRQYIMPPAQDKLNPEFIDPAKFVGDGAADCKTNTEKFLLNNIKGFSPLICREITYLSGVDDRVSLEDLTQEKIANLVSVLKSVFESIITSSFKPCIVFDSQDMVKPIEFHCLDLKQYGYVKHYTTMNQALDAFYKEKDRNERAKQKKSDVLKVLNNNLDRCNKKLSLQQEKMREVSDRDDLKLYGELLTANIYSIPKNAKSVCLLNYYSENNDTIEIQLDPDLTPQENAQKYFKQYNKAKSAYLSTSKQMEENVKEIEYLEGVLQMLDNCSTLQEINEVRQELAEEGYLSKRNKNSINKKDKPSSPHHFKSSDGFEILVGKNNRQNDLLTMKQASSWDVWLHTRNIPGSHVIIKSNRQSIPDRTLLEAAIIAAYHSKAKNSSNTPVDYTAVKNVKKAPGAKPGMVNYDNFKTIIVAPDESLINKLKAD; this is translated from the coding sequence GTGTCAGCATTGCCATTTGACGGTATAGTAGTAAAGTCCATAGTTAAAGAACTATCAGAAACACTTATAGGAAGCAGAATTGAAAAAATATTTCAGCCGGAATCCGATGAAATAATTATAAATATACGAGCCAAGGGCCAGAACTATAAGCTTTTACTCAGTGCAAGCCCAAATTATCCCAGAATTCATTTCACAGATTCATCAAAAGAAAACCCCGCAACCCCACCGGTTTTCTGCATGCTTCTTAGAAAGCACTTATCCGGCGGAAAAGTAACAGGAGTAGAGTTTCATGATTTTGAAAGGATAATCAGCCTTTATATCGAATCATTAAATGAGCTTGGGGATTTGACAAAAAAACATCTCATAATCGAAATAATGGGAAGGCACAGCAATATTATTCTTACCAACGACGAGGGAAGAATACTTGATTCAATAAAGCATGTTGATAATGAGGTAAGCCGAATAAGAGAAGTTATGCCCGGAAGGCAGTATATTATGCCTCCAGCCCAAGACAAGCTGAACCCAGAGTTTATTGATCCTGCAAAATTTGTTGGGGATGGAGCAGCTGATTGCAAGACAAATACAGAAAAATTCCTCCTTAATAATATAAAAGGTTTTAGCCCTCTTATTTGCAGAGAAATAACTTATCTCTCGGGAGTTGATGACAGGGTTTCCCTTGAAGACCTGACCCAGGAAAAAATCGCAAATCTCGTAAGTGTATTGAAAAGCGTTTTTGAATCAATAATTACATCCAGCTTTAAGCCATGCATAGTTTTTGACTCTCAGGACATGGTTAAACCCATCGAATTTCATTGCCTTGACTTAAAGCAGTATGGCTATGTAAAGCACTATACCACCATGAATCAAGCTTTGGATGCTTTTTATAAAGAGAAGGACAGAAATGAAAGAGCCAAGCAGAAAAAATCGGATGTTTTAAAGGTGTTAAACAACAACCTTGACAGGTGCAATAAAAAGCTATCTCTTCAGCAGGAAAAAATGCGGGAGGTATCAGACAGGGATGACTTAAAGCTTTATGGTGAATTGTTAACTGCTAACATATACAGCATTCCCAAAAACGCCAAGTCTGTATGTCTTTTAAACTACTACAGCGAGAATAACGACACAATTGAAATTCAACTGGACCCGGATCTTACACCCCAGGAAAATGCACAGAAGTACTTTAAGCAGTATAATAAGGCTAAAAGTGCATACCTATCCACCAGCAAACAAATGGAAGAAAACGTTAAGGAAATAGAGTACCTGGAAGGCGTCCTTCAAATGCTGGACAACTGCAGCACACTGCAGGAAATAAACGAGGTGAGGCAGGAACTGGCAGAGGAGGGCTATCTATCAAAAAGAAACAAGAACAGCATAAATAAAAAGGACAAACCGTCAAGCCCTCATCATTTCAAATCCTCAGACGGCTTTGAAATACTTGTAGGGAAAAATAACCGACAGAATGACCTTTTAACCATGAAACAAGCTTCCAGCTGGGATGTTTGGCTTCATACCCGTAATATTCCCGGCTCCCATGTAATTATAAAGAGCAATAGGCAAAGTATTCCTGACAGGACACTGCTGGAAGCTGCAATTATCGCTGCATACCACAGCAAGGCAAAAAATTCATCAAATACTCCGGTTGATTATACTGCCGTAAAAAACGTGAAAAAGGCTCCTGGAGCAAAGCCTGGAATGGTTAACTATGATAATTTTAAAACGATTATTGTTGCCCCTGATGAAAGCTTGATTAATAAGCTCAAGGCAGATTAA
- a CDS encoding type IV pilus twitching motility protein PilT encodes MIIELNQLLKMAVDNRASDIHITTGRAPCFRINGHMKQVETDKLTFDDTMQYARACMDKEKMEHLTSVGEVDFSMTVPNVSRFRVNAFFQRGSIAMVFRALASNIPSFSSLNLPPVVKQISEIKEGLILVTGPTGSGKSTTVASIINEINSSKDGHILTLEDPVEYIFNHDKCIVNQREIGHDSKTYNNALRAALREDPDVIFIGEMRDIESISIAVTAAETGHLVLSTLHTLGAAKTIDRMIDVFPPHQQQQIRVQVSTALKAVISQRLIPEKNNKGRVAALEIMVVTPAISNQIREGKSTALNSSIQMGGAMGMQLLDKSITDLLAQDRISVEDALEFCVDKDGMYKFIDALKNRGLSMTSV; translated from the coding sequence ATGATTATAGAGCTTAATCAATTATTAAAGATGGCAGTTGACAACAGAGCTTCCGATATTCATATAACAACAGGAAGAGCACCATGCTTCAGAATTAACGGACACATGAAGCAGGTTGAGACAGATAAGCTGACTTTTGATGATACAATGCAGTACGCACGAGCTTGCATGGATAAGGAAAAGATGGAGCATTTGACATCTGTAGGAGAAGTTGATTTTTCAATGACAGTGCCTAATGTCTCCAGATTCAGAGTTAACGCATTTTTTCAGAGGGGATCAATAGCCATGGTTTTCCGTGCTTTAGCTTCAAACATACCCTCATTCTCTTCTTTAAACCTTCCGCCGGTAGTAAAGCAAATCAGTGAAATAAAGGAAGGGCTGATACTTGTTACAGGACCCACCGGAAGCGGAAAGTCAACCACTGTTGCATCCATAATAAACGAGATCAATTCATCAAAGGATGGTCATATACTCACCCTTGAGGACCCGGTTGAGTATATTTTCAATCATGACAAGTGTATAGTAAATCAAAGAGAAATCGGACATGACAGCAAGACCTATAATAATGCACTCAGGGCAGCACTAAGGGAAGACCCTGACGTAATATTCATAGGTGAGATGAGGGACATAGAATCAATAAGTATTGCTGTTACGGCTGCTGAGACGGGCCATCTGGTTCTTTCCACACTTCATACCCTTGGAGCTGCAAAAACCATTGACAGAATGATAGATGTTTTTCCGCCTCACCAACAGCAACAGATAAGGGTTCAGGTTTCTACTGCATTAAAGGCCGTTATATCCCAAAGACTTATACCGGAAAAAAATAACAAGGGTAGGGTAGCTGCCCTTGAAATCATGGTCGTCACACCGGCTATAAGCAATCAGATAAGGGAAGGAAAGTCAACAGCATTAAACTCTTCCATACAAATGGGCGGAGCAATGGGCATGCAGCTTCTCGATAAATCCATAACAGACTTGCTTGCACAGGACAGAATATCTGTCGAAGATGCACTTGAGTTCTGTGTTGACAAGGATGGCATGTATAAATTTATTGACGCACTGAAAAACAGGGGCCTATCCATGACTTCCGTTTAA
- a CDS encoding DUF2062 domain-containing protein yields the protein MVRRFISSLFSFKSTEKIAVSVCIGLAIGMLPFYGFRGILMALAVLLMRLNIISVVLGFGVSLVVPFVFTVFSKVWENIASSDKIYGLVSALFTDGFFAVEQYSKNETALFLILNFIISFASIGLFYLVIDFFVNRVIKKEKSILKLSVAASAGIFVGAFPISKYSMVLFGVILLVFRFNILSYLFGYIAGIIISGSVIKYAMLTIGSCENAYGVSKVLTGSLSVNDILSMDYSQQNLIYMLTILFVLVIISSYSWVRILFGFASNNMFEEGNYIFHDVSGTRWIMVKRISAAFFILIMTVVVLFGLSLRAYADADNKSGNYAVDLDALEAEETQQLKISNPAFGCKTEVYAFYVTWDGKSRISFEKNVDKINVLITDWLSINKKHVLEYKPQKEIDNIARKHNISVIPSLSNYIGDKWDGAYVNSLLKDKKQQDQLIRKLTGILVKNRYEGLNLDFECIDSKFKKNYTEFVVKLKKALKKEGLMLIVDVQINNKSFDYVGLSKAADKIVMMLYDEHTNSTRPGPVSSMEWFKSNLSKYKLEKDKLIAGIGMYGYDWKKGSSEQGVSLTFNQIMQIASDSKAAFSWDGRSKAPVLEYKAKDKEHIIYFNDASVFYNQFRIAAENGINSIGLWRLGSEDMSIWNLLYAARNKIIDTDRFVRPQLVEEFIFEGDGEIVEGYVPKTNGIRVFKFDDNGYIEKENYISYPMQSKVKSTSTKDKKSIALTFDDGPDPRYTPQILDILKKYNVKATFFIVGSNGEKFPDLISRIYIEGHEIGNHTYNHIDTMMESSENTEKELKMTNSIIENATGHGTILFRPPYDSGVDVSEEKALNTFVNINDLGYRMIGNYIDSLDWEERDSDGIIQNIEDGLGSGNIILMHDSGGDRTQTVRALPHVIEMLRDKGMKFVSVGQLMGMDEKEVMPAADAFNLSLGKVYSFVNVVLKFLPEVLTKFFYLATAIGLIRFVFLIFFATMQRRNYLRKKFDNVRNFNPIVSIVVAAYNEEKVICKTVDSLLQSDYENLEVLVVNDGSKDNTADVVEKAYRDVEKVRLINKANGGKSSAVNRGFMEADGEIVVVLDADTVISKDAISLLVRHFIDKNVAAVSGNVKVGNVGNIWTTWQHVEYVTGLNLERRAFDALNCITVVPGAIGAWRKELVASAGYYKEDTLAEDADITLTFLRQGYKIVYEEGAKAYTEAPEDLKSLLKQRVRWSYGTLQCLWKHRDALFSKKQKTLGFIALPNTWLYQVVFQSLSPLTDVLFFLGIIGGHRIETVITYIVFFLIDLLITCYAFHLEGEKKRPLISLFIQRIVYRQLMTYVVYKSILSALMGVKVGWNKLKRLGNVAQ from the coding sequence ATGGTTAGAAGGTTTATTTCATCCTTGTTTTCTTTCAAATCAACAGAAAAAATAGCTGTTTCCGTGTGCATTGGACTTGCAATAGGAATGCTGCCTTTTTACGGATTTAGAGGGATTTTAATGGCATTGGCTGTTCTTCTAATGAGGCTTAATATCATTTCGGTTGTTTTGGGGTTCGGAGTTTCGCTTGTAGTACCATTTGTCTTTACTGTATTTTCTAAAGTATGGGAGAATATTGCATCATCCGATAAAATTTATGGGTTAGTGAGTGCACTGTTCACAGATGGCTTCTTTGCAGTAGAGCAATACAGCAAGAATGAAACAGCATTATTTTTAATACTTAATTTTATAATATCATTTGCTTCGATCGGCCTGTTTTATTTGGTAATAGATTTTTTTGTAAATCGGGTAATAAAAAAGGAAAAAAGCATATTAAAGCTCTCGGTGGCAGCATCAGCGGGTATTTTTGTCGGAGCCTTTCCAATATCAAAATACTCTATGGTTTTGTTTGGAGTCATACTCCTTGTATTCAGGTTCAATATACTTTCATATTTGTTTGGCTATATTGCAGGAATCATAATAAGCGGTTCAGTCATTAAGTATGCGATGTTAACTATTGGAAGCTGTGAAAACGCTTACGGTGTATCAAAAGTTCTTACAGGAAGCTTGTCTGTGAATGATATTTTAAGTATGGATTATTCTCAGCAAAACCTCATCTATATGTTAACTATACTTTTTGTATTGGTCATAATAAGCAGTTACAGCTGGGTTCGCATCTTGTTTGGATTTGCCTCCAACAACATGTTTGAAGAGGGGAATTACATATTCCATGATGTTAGCGGTACCAGATGGATCATGGTTAAAAGGATATCTGCTGCCTTTTTTATTCTGATAATGACTGTTGTAGTTCTTTTTGGACTGAGCCTAAGAGCATATGCCGATGCAGACAACAAATCAGGCAATTATGCTGTGGATCTTGACGCTTTGGAAGCTGAGGAAACACAACAATTGAAAATATCCAACCCTGCTTTTGGCTGTAAGACAGAAGTTTACGCCTTTTATGTAACATGGGATGGAAAAAGCAGAATATCTTTTGAAAAGAATGTTGATAAAATAAATGTTTTAATAACTGATTGGCTGTCCATCAACAAAAAGCATGTATTGGAATACAAACCGCAAAAAGAGATTGACAACATAGCTAGAAAGCACAATATATCTGTTATTCCTTCCCTTAGCAACTATATTGGTGATAAATGGGATGGGGCTTATGTAAATAGCTTGCTTAAAGATAAAAAGCAGCAGGACCAGCTTATTAGGAAATTAACCGGGATTCTTGTTAAAAATAGGTATGAGGGATTAAATCTGGATTTTGAATGTATAGATTCAAAATTTAAAAAGAATTATACAGAGTTTGTGGTTAAGCTTAAAAAGGCTTTGAAAAAAGAAGGGCTAATGCTTATTGTGGATGTGCAGATAAACAATAAATCCTTTGACTATGTTGGACTCTCCAAAGCAGCTGATAAGATTGTAATGATGCTTTATGACGAGCATACAAACTCTACACGGCCTGGGCCTGTTTCATCCATGGAGTGGTTTAAAAGTAACCTTTCAAAGTACAAATTGGAAAAGGACAAACTCATTGCGGGCATAGGCATGTATGGATATGACTGGAAAAAGGGATCAAGCGAACAGGGAGTGAGCCTTACCTTTAATCAGATAATGCAAATAGCAAGTGACAGTAAGGCAGCTTTTTCATGGGATGGACGAAGTAAAGCACCGGTTTTGGAGTATAAAGCCAAAGACAAGGAGCATATTATTTATTTCAATGATGCATCGGTGTTTTATAACCAATTTAGAATTGCAGCAGAGAACGGTATAAATTCTATAGGGCTGTGGAGGCTAGGTAGCGAGGATATGAGCATATGGAACTTGCTATATGCAGCTCGCAATAAAATTATAGACACCGACAGATTTGTGAGGCCCCAGCTTGTTGAAGAGTTTATTTTTGAAGGGGATGGGGAGATAGTAGAAGGATATGTTCCCAAAACAAATGGAATAAGGGTTTTTAAGTTTGATGACAACGGTTATATAGAAAAAGAAAACTATATTTCATATCCAATGCAAAGCAAAGTAAAAAGCACATCTACAAAGGATAAAAAATCCATTGCACTGACATTTGACGATGGGCCTGATCCTAGATATACACCGCAGATTCTTGATATATTAAAGAAATACAATGTTAAAGCAACATTCTTTATTGTAGGCTCTAACGGAGAAAAATTTCCCGATCTCATATCGAGAATTTATATAGAAGGACACGAAATTGGAAATCATACATATAATCACATAGATACAATGATGGAAAGCTCTGAAAATACTGAAAAAGAGCTTAAAATGACCAATAGCATTATTGAGAATGCAACAGGTCATGGTACAATTCTGTTTCGGCCTCCTTATGACAGTGGGGTTGATGTTTCTGAAGAAAAAGCATTAAATACATTTGTTAACATTAACGATCTTGGTTATAGAATGATCGGGAACTATATTGACTCACTGGACTGGGAGGAACGTGATTCGGACGGAATAATTCAAAATATAGAAGATGGGCTGGGCAGCGGCAATATAATATTAATGCATGACAGCGGCGGAGATAGAACCCAAACAGTTAGGGCACTTCCACACGTAATTGAAATGCTAAGGGATAAGGGGATGAAGTTTGTATCGGTTGGGCAATTGATGGGAATGGATGAAAAAGAGGTTATGCCGGCAGCTGACGCATTTAATCTGTCTCTTGGAAAGGTATATTCATTTGTTAATGTGGTCCTTAAGTTCCTGCCTGAAGTACTGACAAAGTTTTTCTATCTGGCCACAGCAATCGGACTTATAAGGTTTGTATTTTTGATTTTCTTTGCAACGATGCAGAGGAGAAACTATTTAAGAAAAAAGTTTGACAATGTAAGAAATTTTAATCCTATAGTAAGTATTGTTGTTGCTGCATATAATGAAGAAAAAGTGATATGCAAAACTGTAGACTCCCTTTTGCAGAGCGACTATGAAAACCTGGAAGTATTAGTTGTAAACGATGGCTCGAAGGATAATACCGCAGATGTGGTAGAGAAGGCTTACAGGGATGTAGAGAAAGTCAGGCTGATAAACAAGGCAAACGGAGGGAAGTCCTCTGCCGTTAACAGAGGGTTTATGGAGGCTGACGGAGAAATTGTAGTGGTGTTGGATGCAGATACTGTTATATCGAAGGATGCTATTTCACTTCTTGTACGTCACTTTATAGATAAAAATGTTGCAGCCGTATCAGGTAATGTTAAGGTTGGAAATGTAGGTAACATATGGACTACTTGGCAGCATGTAGAATATGTGACAGGACTGAACCTTGAGAGAAGAGCGTTTGATGCGTTAAACTGCATTACGGTTGTTCCTGGTGCAATTGGTGCATGGAGAAAAGAGCTGGTTGCAAGTGCCGGGTATTATAAAGAGGATACATTGGCAGAGGATGCGGATATTACACTGACATTTTTGAGGCAGGGCTATAAAATTGTTTATGAAGAAGGGGCAAAGGCATATACTGAGGCACCTGAGGATTTGAAAAGTTTGCTTAAGCAAAGGGTAAGATGGTCCTATGGAACTCTTCAATGCCTGTGGAAGCATAGGGATGCATTGTTTTCCAAGAAGCAGAAAACTCTTGGGTTTATCGCACTGCCTAACACATGGCTCTACCAGGTTGTATTTCAATCTTTATCTCCATTGACAGATGTATTGTTTTTCTTAGGAATTATAGGAGGCCATAGAATTGAAACTGTAATTACCTATATAGTCTTCTTCCTGATAGATTTACTCATAACATGCTATGCCTTTCACCTTGAGGGAGAAAAAAAGAGACCTCTCATATCTTTGTTCATTCAGAGGATTGTTTACAGGCAGCTAATGACCTATGTTGTTTATAAGTCCATCCTTTCTGCACTTATGGGTGTTAAGGTAGGCTGGAATAAACTAAAAAGACTAGGAAATGTGGCACAATAA